From a single Pseudomonas cremoricolorata genomic region:
- a CDS encoding L-cystine transporter has protein sequence MNLPLSLNLLAFLALLLGLAQTRRTDWSLAKKVLLGLVLGVLFGLVLHTLYGAGHPVLKATIGWLELVGNGYVGLLQMIVMPLIFASILSAVARLHNASSLGRISVLSIGTLLITTAIAALIGIVLTNLFGLSAEGLIAGVQESARLQAIHADYAGKVADLNVPQLLLSFIPSNPVGDLARAKPTSIISVVIFAVFVGMAALQLIKDDTEKGNRALSAIDTLQAWVMRLVRLVMKLTPYGVLALMAKMVASSNLDDILKLGSFVVVSYLGLGLMFVVHGLILSAIGVSPLRFLRKVWPVLTFAFTSRSSAASIPLNIEAQTLRLGVPQSIASFSASFGTTIGQNGCAGLYPAMLAVMVAPTVGIDPFDPLWIATLVAIVTLSSVGVAGVGGGATFAALIVLPAMGLPVELVALLISVEPLIDMGRTALNVNGSMTAGMVTSQLLKQTDAQVMAADEHAQLKHT, from the coding sequence ATGAACCTGCCGCTGTCCCTCAATCTTCTGGCGTTCCTGGCCCTGCTGCTGGGCCTGGCGCAAACCCGGCGTACCGACTGGAGCCTGGCGAAAAAAGTCTTGCTCGGCCTGGTGCTGGGCGTGTTGTTCGGCCTGGTGTTGCACACCCTGTACGGCGCCGGCCACCCGGTGCTCAAAGCCACCATCGGCTGGCTCGAGCTGGTCGGCAACGGCTATGTCGGGCTGTTGCAGATGATCGTCATGCCGCTGATCTTCGCCTCGATCCTCAGCGCCGTGGCACGTCTGCACAACGCCTCCTCCTTGGGCCGTATCAGCGTGCTGAGCATCGGCACCTTGCTCATCACCACCGCCATCGCCGCGCTGATCGGCATCGTCCTGACCAACCTGTTCGGCCTCAGCGCCGAGGGCCTGATCGCCGGTGTGCAGGAAAGCGCTCGCTTGCAGGCCATCCACGCCGACTACGCCGGCAAGGTCGCCGACCTCAACGTGCCGCAGTTGCTGCTCTCGTTCATCCCCAGCAACCCGGTCGGAGACCTGGCGCGGGCCAAACCGACATCGATCATCAGCGTGGTGATCTTCGCGGTGTTCGTGGGTATGGCCGCTCTGCAACTGATCAAGGACGATACCGAGAAGGGTAACCGCGCGCTGTCGGCCATCGACACCCTGCAAGCCTGGGTCATGCGCCTGGTGCGCCTGGTGATGAAGCTCACGCCCTACGGCGTACTGGCGCTGATGGCGAAAATGGTCGCCAGTTCCAACCTCGACGACATCCTCAAGCTGGGCAGCTTCGTGGTGGTGTCGTACCTGGGCCTTGGGCTGATGTTCGTGGTCCACGGGCTGATCCTCAGCGCCATCGGTGTCAGCCCGCTGCGCTTCCTGCGCAAGGTCTGGCCGGTGCTGACCTTCGCCTTCACCAGCCGCTCCAGTGCCGCCAGCATCCCGCTGAACATCGAAGCGCAGACCCTGCGCCTGGGCGTGCCGCAGTCGATTGCAAGTTTCAGTGCGTCGTTCGGCACCACCATTGGCCAGAACGGCTGCGCGGGTCTGTACCCGGCGATGCTGGCGGTGATGGTCGCGCCCACCGTGGGCATCGACCCGTTCGACCCGCTGTGGATCGCCACTCTGGTGGCCATCGTCACCCTCAGCTCGGTCGGCGTTGCCGGGGTCGGTGGCGGCGCCACCTTCGCCGCGTTGATCGTGCTGCCGGCCATGGGCCTGCCGGTGGAACTGGTGGCGTTACTGATTTCAGTCGAGCCGCTTATCGACATGGGGCGCACCGCGCTCAACGTCAACGGCTCGATGACCGCCGGCATGGTCACCAGCCAACTGCTCAAGCAGACCGACGCCCAGGTGATGGCCGCCGATGAGCACGCGCAGCTCAAGCACACCTGA
- a CDS encoding LysR family transcriptional regulator yields the protein MELRHLRYFIAVAEELHFGRAAQQLGISQPPLSQQIQALEHELGARLFERTNRRVELSEAGRLFLDEARQVLAQVEKAADVARRAQLGELGDMKIGFTSSAPFTSKIPKALYAFRQRFPAVHLDLKEMSSRDVAAGVFDESIEVGLMRPMPLPEGLVVTELLREPLVAVLNASHPLAQGSEAGLYMAQLADEPFVFFPRSYGSGLHAQLLSLARQAGFTPHFTQEVGEAMTIIGLVSAGLGVSVLPASYQRMRIEGVVYRTLLDEDAITAVWLVQRQHGNSAMARAFAELLVEGAR from the coding sequence GTGGAGCTGCGTCATTTACGTTATTTCATCGCCGTGGCCGAGGAATTGCACTTCGGCCGCGCCGCGCAGCAACTGGGCATTTCCCAGCCGCCGCTGAGCCAGCAGATTCAGGCGTTGGAGCACGAACTCGGCGCGCGGCTGTTCGAGCGCACCAACCGCCGGGTTGAGTTGAGTGAGGCTGGCAGGCTGTTTCTCGATGAAGCGCGCCAGGTGCTGGCACAGGTCGAAAAGGCCGCTGATGTGGCGCGCCGGGCGCAGTTGGGCGAGCTGGGCGACATGAAGATCGGCTTCACCTCATCGGCGCCGTTCACCTCGAAGATTCCCAAGGCGCTGTATGCCTTCCGCCAGCGCTTCCCCGCCGTGCACCTGGACCTCAAGGAGATGAGCAGCCGTGATGTGGCGGCCGGGGTGTTCGATGAGTCCATCGAGGTCGGCCTGATGCGGCCCATGCCGCTGCCTGAGGGGCTGGTGGTCACCGAACTGCTGCGCGAACCGCTGGTGGCGGTGCTCAATGCCTCGCATCCGTTGGCGCAGGGCAGCGAAGCCGGCTTGTACATGGCGCAGCTGGCCGACGAGCCATTCGTGTTTTTCCCACGCAGCTATGGCAGCGGTCTGCACGCGCAGTTGCTCAGCCTGGCGCGACAGGCCGGCTTCACCCCGCACTTCACCCAGGAGGTCGGTGAGGCGATGACCATCATCGGCCTGGTGTCGGCGGGGTTAGGGGTGTCGGTGCTGCCGGCGTCCTACCAGCGCATGCGCATCGAAGGGGTGGTGTACCGCACGCTGCTCGACGAAGACGCCATCACCGCGGTGTGGCTTGTGCAGCGCCAGCATGGCAATTCGGCAATGGCCCGGGCCTTTGCCGAATTGCTGGTGGAAGGCGCGCGCTGA
- a CDS encoding MFS transporter: protein MPSSAAPVQAASVTDIWIEKGTPAFMKTVLALFSGGFATFALLYCVQPMMPLLSREFAINAAQSSLVLSVSTAMLAIGLLITGPISDRIGRKPVMVFALLCAALATLASAVMPTWETVLVSRALVGLSLSGLAAVAMTYLSEEIAPQHIGLAMGLYIGGNAIGGMCGRLISGVLIDFVSWHTALLVMGGLALVAALVFWRVLPESRNFRPQSLRPRRLLDGFVLHFKDAGLPWLFLEAFLLMGAFVTLFNYIGYRLLDGPYHMNQALVGLLSIVYLSGIYSSAQVGALADKLGRRRVFWASIVVMASGMLLTMATPLPLIIVGMLVFTFGFFGAHSVASSWIGRRALTAKGQASSLYLFSYYAGSSVAGTAGGVFWHLGGWNGIGLFIGGLLTIALLIALHLSRLPTKTA, encoded by the coding sequence TTGCCCTCCTCTGCCGCGCCCGTTCAGGCCGCCTCGGTGACCGATATCTGGATCGAGAAAGGCACGCCCGCTTTCATGAAGACCGTGCTGGCGCTGTTCAGCGGCGGCTTCGCCACCTTTGCCCTGCTCTACTGCGTGCAGCCGATGATGCCGCTGCTGTCGCGCGAGTTCGCCATCAATGCCGCGCAAAGCAGCCTGGTGTTGTCGGTGTCCACGGCGATGCTGGCCATTGGGCTGCTGATCACCGGGCCGATTTCCGACCGTATCGGGCGCAAGCCGGTGATGGTCTTCGCGTTGCTCTGCGCAGCCCTGGCGACCCTGGCCAGCGCAGTCATGCCCACGTGGGAAACGGTGCTCGTCAGCCGCGCGCTGGTGGGGCTTTCGCTGAGCGGCCTGGCGGCAGTGGCGATGACCTACCTGAGCGAAGAAATCGCCCCGCAGCACATTGGCCTGGCAATGGGCCTGTACATCGGCGGCAACGCCATCGGCGGGATGTGCGGGCGCCTGATCAGCGGCGTGCTGATCGACTTCGTCAGCTGGCACACGGCATTGCTGGTCATGGGCGGCCTGGCGCTGGTGGCGGCGCTGGTGTTCTGGAGGGTGCTGCCCGAATCACGCAATTTCCGCCCGCAGTCGCTGCGTCCACGGCGCTTGCTCGATGGCTTCGTGCTGCACTTCAAGGATGCCGGCCTGCCGTGGCTGTTCCTTGAAGCATTCCTGCTGATGGGCGCCTTCGTCACCCTGTTCAACTACATCGGCTACCGCTTGCTCGACGGGCCGTATCACATGAATCAGGCGCTGGTCGGCCTGCTGTCGATCGTCTACCTGTCGGGCATCTACAGCTCGGCGCAGGTCGGCGCGCTGGCCGACAAACTCGGCCGGCGCCGGGTGTTCTGGGCCAGCATCGTGGTGATGGCCAGCGGCATGCTGCTGACCATGGCCACGCCACTGCCGCTGATCATCGTCGGCATGCTGGTGTTCACCTTTGGTTTCTTCGGCGCGCATTCGGTGGCCAGCAGCTGGATCGGCCGCCGTGCGCTCACCGCCAAGGGCCAGGCATCATCGCTGTACCTGTTCAGCTACTACGCAGGATCGAGTGTGGCCGGGACGGCCGGTGGGGTGTTCTGGCATCTGGGCGGCTGGAACGGCATCGGCCTGTTCATCGGTGGCCTGTTGACGATCGCCTTGCTGATCGCCCTGCACCTGAGCCGACTGCCGACCAAGACCGCCTGA
- the hemE gene encoding uroporphyrinogen decarboxylase, with product MTALKNDRFLRALLKQPVDVTPVWMMRQAGRYLPEYRASRAKAGDFMSLCKNPQFACEVTLQPLERYPLDAAILFSDILTIPDAMGQGLYFETGEGPRFRKVVSNLADIEALPVPDAQKDLGYVMDAVSTIRRELNGRVPLIGFSGSPWTLATYMVEGGSSKDFRKIKAMAYDTPEALHLLLDKLAQSVTSYLNGQILAGAQAVQIFDTWGGNLSSAAYQEFSLAYMRKIVSGLIREHEGRKVPVILFTKNGGLWLESIADAGADALGLDWTCDIGEARQRVGGKVALQGNMDPTVLYANPTAIRKEVARILASYGSGSGHVFNLGHGITPEVDPANAGVFINAVHELSAQYHG from the coding sequence ATGACTGCCCTGAAGAACGATCGTTTCCTGCGCGCACTGCTCAAGCAACCCGTAGACGTCACGCCTGTCTGGATGATGCGCCAGGCCGGTCGCTACTTGCCTGAATACCGCGCCAGCCGTGCCAAGGCCGGCGACTTCATGAGCCTGTGCAAGAACCCGCAGTTCGCCTGCGAGGTCACCCTGCAACCGCTGGAGCGCTACCCGCTCGACGCGGCGATCCTGTTCTCCGACATCCTCACCATCCCCGATGCCATGGGCCAAGGCCTGTACTTCGAAACCGGCGAAGGTCCACGTTTCAGGAAAGTGGTCAGCAACCTGGCTGACATCGAGGCGCTGCCGGTGCCCGATGCGCAGAAAGACCTCGGCTACGTCATGGACGCGGTCAGCACCATTCGCCGCGAACTCAATGGCCGTGTGCCGCTGATCGGCTTCTCCGGCAGCCCCTGGACCCTGGCCACCTACATGGTCGAAGGCGGCTCGTCGAAAGACTTCCGCAAGATCAAGGCCATGGCCTACGACACCCCCGAAGCCCTGCACCTGCTGCTCGACAAGCTGGCGCAGTCGGTCACCAGCTACCTCAATGGGCAGATTCTGGCCGGGGCACAGGCGGTGCAGATCTTCGATACCTGGGGCGGCAACCTGTCGTCGGCGGCGTATCAGGAGTTCTCCCTGGCCTACATGCGCAAGATCGTCAGCGGCCTGATCCGCGAGCATGAAGGGCGCAAGGTGCCGGTGATTCTGTTCACCAAGAACGGCGGCCTGTGGCTGGAAAGTATCGCCGATGCCGGGGCCGATGCCCTGGGCCTGGACTGGACCTGCGACATCGGCGAAGCGCGTCAGCGCGTCGGTGGCAAGGTGGCCCTGCAAGGCAACATGGACCCCACCGTGTTGTATGCCAACCCCACGGCGATCCGCAAGGAAGTGGCGCGCATCCTCGCCAGCTATGGCTCAGGCAGCGGCCATGTGTTCAACCTCGGCCACGGCATCACCCCGGAGGTCGATCCGGCCAACGCCGGCGTGTTCATCAATGCCGTGCACGAGCTGTCGGCGCAGTACCACGGCTGA
- a CDS encoding FAD-dependent oxidoreductase, with protein MAERLSNDFQFIEVGRKDPKKKLLRQRKKEFVEIYEPFKPQQSVEQAHRCLGCGNPYCEWKCPVHNFIPNWLKLVSEGNILAAAELSHQTNTLPEVCGRVCPQDRLCEGACTLNDGFGAVTIGSVEKYITDTAFAMGWRPDMSKVKPTGKRVAIIGAGPAGLGCADVLVRAGVTPVVFDRNPEIGGLLTFGIPEFKLEKTVLSNRREVFSGMGIEFRLNTEVGRDVTLEQLLADYDAVFMGMGTYTYMKGGFPGEDLPGVHDALDFLIANVNRNLGFEKSPEDFVDMQGKTVVVLGGGDTAMDCNRTSIRQGAASVTCAYRRDEANMPGSRKEVKNAKEEGVKFLYNRQPIAIVGEDKVEGVKVVETRLGEPDARGRRSPEPIPGSEQVLPADAVVIAFGFRPSPAPWFEQFGIDTDSQGRVVAPEKGAFKHQTSNPKIFAGGDMVRGSDLVVTAIFEGRTAAEGILDYLEV; from the coding sequence ATGGCTGAACGTCTGAGTAACGACTTCCAGTTCATCGAAGTGGGGCGCAAAGACCCCAAGAAAAAGCTGCTGCGTCAGCGCAAGAAAGAGTTCGTCGAGATCTACGAGCCCTTCAAGCCCCAGCAATCGGTCGAACAGGCCCACCGCTGCCTGGGCTGCGGCAACCCGTACTGCGAATGGAAGTGCCCGGTGCACAACTTCATTCCCAACTGGCTGAAGCTGGTGTCGGAAGGCAACATCCTGGCCGCCGCCGAACTGTCGCACCAGACCAACACCCTGCCGGAAGTGTGCGGTCGGGTATGCCCGCAGGACCGTCTCTGTGAAGGGGCGTGCACCCTCAATGATGGCTTCGGCGCAGTGACCATCGGTTCGGTGGAGAAGTACATCACCGACACCGCCTTCGCCATGGGCTGGCGCCCCGACATGTCCAAGGTCAAGCCGACCGGTAAACGCGTGGCCATCATCGGCGCCGGCCCTGCCGGGCTTGGCTGTGCCGATGTGCTGGTGCGTGCCGGGGTAACGCCGGTGGTGTTCGACCGCAACCCGGAAATCGGCGGTCTGCTGACCTTCGGCATCCCTGAGTTCAAGCTGGAAAAGACCGTGCTGAGCAACCGTCGCGAAGTCTTCAGCGGCATGGGCATCGAATTCCGCCTGAACACCGAGGTGGGCCGCGACGTCACCCTCGAACAACTGCTGGCCGACTACGACGCCGTGTTCATGGGGATGGGCACCTACACCTACATGAAGGGCGGCTTCCCCGGCGAAGACCTGCCGGGCGTGCACGATGCGCTGGATTTTTTGATCGCCAACGTCAATCGCAACCTGGGCTTCGAAAAATCGCCCGAAGACTTCGTCGATATGCAGGGCAAGACCGTGGTCGTACTCGGTGGTGGCGACACGGCGATGGACTGCAACCGCACCTCGATCCGCCAGGGCGCAGCCAGCGTCACCTGCGCCTACCGGCGCGACGAGGCGAACATGCCCGGTTCGCGCAAAGAGGTGAAGAACGCCAAGGAAGAAGGGGTCAAGTTCCTCTATAACCGCCAGCCCATCGCCATCGTCGGTGAAGACAAGGTCGAGGGCGTCAAGGTGGTGGAAACCCGTCTTGGCGAACCCGATGCCCGTGGCCGTCGCAGCCCCGAGCCCATCCCAGGTTCCGAGCAGGTCCTGCCGGCCGATGCGGTGGTGATCGCCTTCGGCTTCCGTCCAAGCCCGGCGCCGTGGTTCGAGCAGTTCGGCATCGATACCGACAGCCAGGGCCGTGTGGTGGCCCCGGAGAAAGGCGCGTTCAAGCACCAGACCAGCAATCCGAAGATTTTCGCCGGCGGCGACATGGTGCGCGGTTCGGACCTGGTGGTGACCGCGATCTTCGAAGGCCGCACTGCGGCTGAAGGGATTCTGGATTACCTGGAGGTCTGA
- the gltB gene encoding glutamate synthase large subunit codes for MKTGLYHPEEFKDNCGFGLIAHMTGEPSHHLLQTAMQALTCMTHRGGINADGKTGDGCGLLMQKPDQFLRAVAQEQFSTELPKQYAVGMVFFNQDPIKAQAARDNMDREILAAGLSLVGWRKVPIDTSVLGRLALERLPQIEQVFIGGEGLSDQDFAIKLFSARRRSSVANAHDSDHYICSFSHKTIIYKGLMMPRDLAAFYPDLGDERLQTAICVFHQRFSTNTLPKWPLAQPFRFLAHNGEINTITGNRNWAMARRTKFANDLIPDLDELGPLVNRVGSDSSSMDNMLELMVTGGIDLFRGVRMLVPPAWQNVETMDADLRAFYEYNSMHMEAWDGPAGIVMTEGRHAVCLLDRNGLRPARWVTTKNGYITLASEIGVWNYQPEDVLAKGRVGPGQIFAVDTETGQILDTDAIDNRLKSRHPYKRWLRQHATRIQGTLEGDEGVASYDADQLKQYMKMFQVTFEERDQVLRPLGEQGQEAVGSMGDDTPMAVLSQRVRSPYDFFRQQFAQVTNPPIDPLREAIVMSLEICLGAERNIFQESPEHASRVILSSPVISPAKWRTLMNLEREGFDRQLIDLNYEQSLGLEAAVRNIADQAEEAVRAGKTQLVLSDRLIAPGRLPVHASLAVGAVHHRLTEQGLRCDSNILVETATARDPHHFAVLLGFGASAVYPYLAYEVLADLIRTGEVLGDLDEVFKYYRKGISKGLLKILSKMGISTVGSYRGAQLFEAIGLSSEVVDLSFKGVPSRIQGARFVDLESDQKLLAAEAWSTRKPIQQGGLLKFVHGGEYHAYNPDVVNTLQAAVQQGDYSRFKEYTALVDQRPVSMIRDLLKVKVAEQPLELAEVEPLEAILQRFDSAGISLGALSPEAHEALAEAMNRLGARSNSGEGGEDPSRYGTVRSSKIKQVATGRFGVTPEYLVNAEVLQIKVAQGAKPGEGGQLPGGKVNGLIAKLRYAVPGVTLISPPPHHDIYSIEDLSQLIYDLKQVNPQALVSVKLVAEAGVGTIAAGVAKAYADLITISGYDGGTGASPLTSIKYAGAPWELGLAETHQTLRGNDLRGKVRVQTDGGLKTGLDVIKAAILGAESFGFGTAPMIALGCKYLRICHLNNCATGVATQNEKLRKDHYIGTVDMVINFFKFVAEETREWLAKLGVRSLGELIGRTDLLDVLPGDTERQHHLDLTPLLGSSHIPADKPQFCEVEKNPPFDKGELAERMVEMALPAIRDQAGGEFTVDICNCDRSIGARVSGEIARLYGNQGMAAKPITFRFKGTAGQSFGVWNAGGLHMHLEGDANDYVGKGMTGGKLTIVPPAGSPFETQHSAIVGNTCLYGATGGKLFAAGTAGERFAVRNSGAHTVVEGTGDHCCEYMTGGFVCVLGKTGYNFGSGMTGGFAYVLDMDNSFVDKLNHELVEIQRISGEAMEAYRTHLARVLAEYVDETGSEWGRELSENLDDYVRRFWLVKPKAANLKQLLSSTRANPQ; via the coding sequence ATGAAAACAGGTCTGTACCACCCCGAAGAATTCAAGGATAACTGTGGTTTTGGCCTGATCGCCCATATGACGGGCGAGCCCAGTCACCACCTTTTGCAAACTGCCATGCAGGCCTTGACCTGCATGACCCACCGCGGCGGTATCAATGCCGATGGCAAGACCGGTGACGGTTGCGGCCTGCTCATGCAGAAGCCCGATCAGTTCCTGCGTGCCGTGGCCCAGGAGCAGTTCTCCACCGAGCTGCCCAAGCAGTACGCCGTGGGCATGGTTTTCTTCAATCAGGACCCGATCAAGGCTCAAGCCGCTCGGGACAACATGGACCGTGAAATTCTCGCCGCAGGCCTGAGCCTGGTCGGCTGGCGCAAGGTGCCGATCGATACCAGCGTGCTCGGTCGCCTGGCCCTCGAGCGCCTGCCGCAGATCGAGCAGGTGTTCATCGGTGGTGAAGGCCTGAGCGATCAGGACTTCGCCATCAAGCTGTTCAGTGCCCGCCGCCGCTCGTCGGTCGCCAACGCCCATGACAGCGACCACTACATCTGCAGCTTTTCCCACAAGACCATCATCTACAAAGGCCTGATGATGCCGCGCGACCTGGCGGCGTTCTATCCCGACCTGGGCGATGAACGTCTGCAGACTGCGATTTGCGTGTTCCACCAGCGCTTCTCCACCAACACCTTGCCAAAATGGCCGCTGGCCCAGCCATTCCGCTTCCTCGCCCACAACGGCGAGATCAACACCATCACCGGCAACCGCAACTGGGCCATGGCCCGTCGCACCAAGTTCGCCAACGACCTGATCCCCGACCTCGACGAGCTCGGCCCGCTGGTCAACCGCGTCGGCTCCGACTCGTCGAGCATGGACAACATGCTCGAACTGATGGTTACCGGTGGCATCGACCTGTTCCGCGGCGTGCGCATGCTGGTTCCGCCAGCCTGGCAGAACGTCGAAACCATGGACGCCGACCTGCGCGCCTTCTACGAATACAACTCCATGCACATGGAAGCGTGGGATGGCCCGGCCGGTATCGTCATGACCGAAGGCCGCCACGCCGTGTGCCTGCTCGACCGCAACGGCCTGCGTCCGGCGCGCTGGGTGACCACCAAGAACGGCTACATCACCCTCGCCTCGGAAATCGGCGTGTGGAACTACCAGCCCGAAGACGTTCTGGCCAAAGGCCGGGTCGGCCCGGGGCAGATCTTCGCCGTCGATACCGAAACCGGGCAGATTCTCGACACCGACGCCATCGACAACCGCCTCAAGTCGCGCCATCCGTACAAGCGCTGGCTGCGTCAGCACGCCACGCGCATCCAGGGAACCCTGGAGGGCGATGAGGGCGTGGCCAGCTATGACGCCGACCAGCTCAAGCAGTACATGAAGATGTTCCAGGTCACCTTCGAGGAACGTGACCAAGTGCTGCGCCCCCTCGGCGAGCAGGGCCAGGAAGCGGTCGGCTCGATGGGCGACGACACGCCGATGGCAGTGCTCTCGCAGCGCGTGCGCTCGCCGTACGACTTCTTCCGCCAGCAGTTCGCCCAGGTCACCAACCCGCCGATCGACCCGCTGCGCGAAGCGATCGTCATGTCGCTGGAAATCTGCCTGGGCGCCGAGCGCAACATCTTCCAGGAGTCGCCTGAGCACGCTTCGCGGGTGATCCTCAGCTCGCCGGTGATCTCGCCTGCGAAATGGCGCACGTTGATGAACCTGGAGCGCGAAGGCTTCGACCGTCAGCTGATCGACCTCAACTACGAGCAGAGCCTCGGCCTGGAAGCGGCGGTGCGCAACATTGCCGATCAGGCTGAAGAAGCGGTGCGCGCAGGCAAGACGCAACTGGTGCTGAGCGACCGTCTGATCGCCCCGGGCCGTCTGCCGGTGCATGCCTCGCTGGCCGTCGGCGCCGTGCACCACCGCCTGACCGAGCAGGGCCTGCGCTGCGACAGCAACATCCTGGTCGAAACCGCCACTGCCCGCGACCCGCACCACTTCGCCGTGCTGCTGGGCTTTGGCGCCTCGGCGGTGTACCCGTACCTGGCCTACGAAGTGCTGGCCGACCTGATCCGCACAGGCGAAGTGCTGGGCGATCTGGACGAGGTGTTCAAGTACTACCGCAAGGGCATCTCCAAGGGCCTGCTGAAAATCCTCTCGAAGATGGGTATTTCCACCGTCGGTTCCTACCGCGGCGCCCAGCTGTTCGAAGCCATCGGCCTGTCGTCCGAGGTGGTCGACCTGAGCTTCAAAGGCGTGCCGAGCCGAATTCAAGGCGCGCGTTTCGTCGACCTGGAAAGCGACCAGAAACTGCTCGCCGCTGAAGCCTGGAGCACGCGCAAGCCGATCCAGCAAGGTGGCCTGCTGAAGTTCGTGCATGGCGGCGAATACCACGCCTACAACCCGGATGTGGTCAACACCCTGCAGGCGGCGGTGCAGCAGGGTGACTACAGCCGCTTCAAGGAATACACCGCGTTGGTCGACCAGCGTCCGGTGTCGATGATTCGCGACCTGCTCAAGGTCAAGGTCGCCGAGCAGCCACTGGAGCTGGCCGAGGTCGAGCCGCTGGAGGCCATCCTGCAGCGCTTCGACTCGGCGGGTATCTCGCTCGGCGCCTTGTCGCCCGAAGCCCACGAAGCGCTGGCCGAGGCGATGAACCGCCTGGGTGCACGCTCCAACTCCGGTGAGGGCGGTGAAGACCCGTCGCGCTATGGCACCGTGCGCAGTTCGAAGATCAAGCAGGTGGCCACTGGCCGGTTCGGCGTGACCCCGGAATACCTGGTCAACGCCGAGGTGCTGCAGATCAAGGTGGCCCAGGGTGCCAAGCCCGGTGAGGGCGGCCAACTGCCAGGCGGCAAGGTCAATGGCCTGATCGCCAAGCTGCGCTATGCGGTTCCCGGCGTGACGTTGATTTCGCCGCCACCGCACCACGACATCTACTCCATCGAAGACCTCTCGCAGCTGATCTACGACCTCAAGCAGGTCAATCCGCAGGCGCTGGTCTCGGTCAAGCTGGTGGCCGAAGCGGGTGTTGGCACCATCGCGGCCGGCGTGGCCAAGGCCTATGCCGACCTGATCACCATTTCCGGCTACGACGGCGGCACCGGCGCTTCGCCGCTGACCTCGATCAAGTACGCCGGCGCGCCGTGGGAACTGGGCCTGGCCGAAACCCACCAGACCCTGCGCGGCAACGACCTGCGCGGCAAGGTTCGGGTGCAGACCGACGGCGGCCTGAAGACCGGCCTCGACGTCATCAAGGCGGCGATCCTCGGCGCCGAGAGCTTCGGTTTCGGCACCGCGCCGATGATCGCCCTGGGCTGCAAGTACCTGCGCATCTGCCACCTGAACAACTGCGCCACCGGCGTGGCGACGCAGAACGAAAAGCTGCGCAAGGATCACTACATCGGCACCGTCGACATGGTGATCAACTTCTTCAAGTTCGTCGCCGAAGAGACCCGCGAGTGGCTGGCCAAGCTTGGCGTGCGCAGCCTCGGTGAGCTGATCGGGCGTACCGATCTGCTCGACGTGCTGCCCGGTGACACCGAGCGCCAGCACCACCTCGACCTCACCCCGCTGCTGGGCAGCTCGCATATCCCGGCCGACAAGCCGCAGTTCTGCGAAGTCGAGAAGAACCCGCCGTTCGACAAGGGCGAGCTGGCCGAACGCATGGTCGAAATGGCCCTGCCGGCCATTCGCGATCAGGCCGGTGGCGAGTTCACTGTGGATATCTGCAACTGCGACCGCTCCATCGGCGCGCGGGTATCCGGCGAAATCGCCCGCCTGTACGGCAATCAGGGCATGGCGGCCAAGCCAATCACCTTCCGCTTCAAGGGCACTGCCGGGCAGAGCTTCGGGGTGTGGAACGCCGGTGGCCTGCACATGCACCTGGAAGGCGATGCCAACGACTACGTCGGCAAGGGCATGACCGGTGGCAAGCTGACCATCGTGCCGCCTGCCGGCAGCCCGTTCGAAACCCAGCACAGTGCCATCGTCGGCAACACCTGCCTGTACGGCGCCACCGGCGGCAAGCTGTTCGCCGCAGGCACCGCCGGCGAGCGTTTCGCTGTGCGTAACTCCGGCGCCCACACCGTGGTCGAGGGCACCGGTGATCACTGCTGTGAATACATGACCGGCGGCTTTGTCTGCGTCTTGGGCAAGACCGGTTACAACTTCGGTTCTGGCATGACGGGCGGCTTCGCCTACGTGCTCGACATGGACAACTCGTTCGTCGACAAGCTCAACCATGAACTGGTGGAAATCCAGCGCATCAGCGGCGAAGCGATGGAGGCGTACCGCACCCACCTGGCGCGGGTCCTTGCCGAATACGTCGACGAAACCGGCAGCGAATGGGGGCGTGAGCTCTCGGAGAACCTGGACGACTACGTGCGTCGCTTCTGGTTGGTCAAGCCCAAGGCGGCCAACCTCAAGCAACTGCTGTCCAGCACCCGCGCCAACCCGCAGTAA